One Hevea brasiliensis isolate MT/VB/25A 57/8 chromosome 5, ASM3005281v1, whole genome shotgun sequence genomic region harbors:
- the LOC110638973 gene encoding B3 domain-containing protein At2g36080: MSINQFSADVPETLWWAQQHHHHRQSIMEPNPNAPSSKPHKLPISNPNSSWPSHLYPHYHHPHPMFSPHNPSLSFNLNHGDDEEQDPEEEPPLKRHEQQVHQELEKEPMFEKPLTPSDVGKLNRLVIPKQYAEKYFPLGCDSVDKVLLLSFEDELGKFWRFRYSYWSSSQSYVFTKGWSRYVKEKQLDAGDIVLFERHRMDSERLFIGWRRRGDNSGSGVVVQGSSGGVWSRGLYYSSSSSGHQPYQHGHGANLTACVPYQPEGLHAGSGVQNQTIPLGNSKRLRLFGVNLEFQLDESEPSRPDGSSFSSQGPTPQQLYSFHSAYSSSSNSSHGHMAITLSRDVNQTRNHRG; the protein is encoded by the exons atGTCCATAAACCAGTTCTCTGCAGACGTTCCAGAAACTCTCTGGTGGGCTCAACAACACCACCACCACCGACAGTCCATCATGGAACCAAACCCAAACGCTCCTTCCTCTAAACCACACAAGCTCCCTATCTCAAACCCCAATTCTTCTTGGCCTTCCCACCTCTACCCTCACTATCACCACCCCCATCCCATGTTCTCTCCCCATAACCCCAGTCTCAGTTTCAATCTCAACCACGGGGACGATGAAGAACAAGACCCTGAAGAAGAGCCACCCCTCAAGCGACATGAACAACAAGTTCACCAAGAACTGGAAAAAGAACCCATGTTCGAGAAACCCTTAACACCAAGTGATGTTGGGAAGCTAAACCGTTTAGTAATACCAAAACAGTATGCGGAGAAATATTTCCCTCTGGGCTGTGACTCGGTTGATAAAGTTCTTTTACTGAGTTTCGAGGACGAATTAGGCAAGTTCTGGAGGTTCAGGTATTCTTATTGGAGCAGTAGCCAGAGCTATGTATTTACAAAAGGGTGGAGCAGGTATGTGAAGGAGAAGCAACTCGATGCAGGCGACATCGTTTTATTCGAACGACACCGTATGGATAGTGAGAGGCTGTTTATAGGGTGGAGGAGGAGAGGGGATAACAGCGGCAGTGGAGTGGTGGTGCAGGGTAGCAGTGGTGGGGTGTGGAGTAGGGGATtgtattattcttcttcttcatctgggCACCAACCTTATCAACATGGCCATGGGGCTAACCTTACTGCTTGTGTCCCATATCAACCTGAGGGTCTCCATGcag GGTCTGGTGTGCAGAACCAGACAATACCATTGGGGAACTCAAAGAGGCTGAGGCTATTTGGAGTGAACTTGGAGTTCCAACTTGATGAATCGGAACCATCCAGACCAGATGGTTCGTCTTTTTCGAGCCAGGGTCCAACGCCACAGCAACTCTACAGCTTTCACTCAgcttattcttcttcttcaaatagCAGCCATGGTCACATG GCTATAACTTTATCAAGAGATGTCAACCAGACGAGAAATCACCGAGGATAA